The Hyalangium ruber genome has a window encoding:
- a CDS encoding M20 family metallopeptidase — translation MREMGEAAAGWLVGRLAEMEEALAALVSVNSFTENASGGREVGAILRQVLVMPGLMAEVVLSSRFADHLVFRSLGRPSLQPVALVGHLDTVFPPGKFEGYRQDGALRRGPGVLDMKGGLVVIAWALKALAATGGLEALPPIRLVVVSDEEVGSPEGQRVIRGAIGGADSCLVFESGRAQDAIITRRKGTGAVKAVAHGKAAHAGNAHQEGANAIWALARFIDGVQQLTDYPRGLTVNVGRVLGGQGKNTVPDRVEADVDLRFATRAEGEELLQRFHEVAARAGASVPGTRLELSGGVGREPLERTEASAALMAAYGACAHASGLGQGESPMVGGGSDASTSSSMGIPSIDGLGPRGKGFHTVEEYIEVDTLIPKAQALARFLASRAAEPSL, via the coding sequence ATGCGAGAGATGGGTGAAGCGGCGGCTGGCTGGTTGGTGGGCAGGCTGGCGGAGATGGAGGAGGCGCTCGCCGCGCTGGTGTCGGTCAACTCCTTCACGGAGAACGCCTCGGGTGGGCGCGAGGTGGGGGCCATTCTCCGGCAGGTGTTGGTGATGCCGGGGCTGATGGCCGAGGTGGTGCTCAGCAGCCGCTTCGCCGATCACCTCGTGTTCCGCTCCCTGGGCCGGCCGAGCCTGCAGCCGGTGGCGCTGGTGGGGCACCTGGACACCGTGTTTCCCCCAGGCAAGTTCGAGGGCTACCGCCAGGACGGGGCGCTGCGGCGAGGGCCCGGGGTGCTGGACATGAAGGGCGGTCTGGTCGTCATCGCCTGGGCCCTCAAGGCGCTGGCGGCCACGGGCGGGCTGGAGGCGCTGCCTCCGATTCGGCTGGTGGTGGTGTCGGATGAGGAGGTGGGCTCCCCCGAGGGCCAGCGCGTCATCCGCGGCGCCATCGGCGGGGCGGACTCCTGCCTCGTCTTCGAGTCGGGCCGCGCCCAGGACGCCATCATCACCCGGCGCAAGGGCACCGGCGCGGTGAAGGCGGTGGCCCATGGCAAGGCGGCCCATGCGGGCAACGCGCACCAGGAGGGCGCCAACGCCATCTGGGCCCTGGCGCGCTTCATCGACGGCGTGCAGCAGCTCACCGACTACCCCCGAGGGCTCACCGTGAACGTGGGCCGGGTGCTGGGCGGGCAGGGGAAGAACACCGTGCCGGACCGCGTCGAGGCGGACGTGGACCTGCGCTTCGCCACGCGCGCGGAAGGCGAGGAGCTGCTCCAGCGCTTCCACGAGGTCGCCGCGCGAGCCGGTGCCAGCGTGCCGGGTACCCGGCTGGAGCTGTCGGGAGGTGTAGGCCGCGAGCCCCTGGAGCGCACCGAGGCCTCCGCGGCGCTCATGGCCGCCTATGGCGCCTGTGCCCACGCCTCCGGGCTGGGGCAAGGCGAGTCGCCCATGGTGGGGGGAGGCTCGGACGCGAGCACCTCGTCCTCCATGGGCATCCCCTCCATCGACGGGCTGGGGCCTCGCGGCAAGGGGTTCCACACCGTGGAGGAGTACATCGAGGTGGACACGTTGATCCCCAAGGCCCAGGCCCTGGCGCGCTTCCTGGCCTCTCGTGCCGCGGAGCCGTCCCTGTGA
- a CDS encoding host attachment protein, giving the protein MADKLWILVGNASRVRLFSADEKGEDWNLLEEFRHDESRAHNLDLQEQRDNPNAGTLHGPPPETEPDGRRELEHDRFARELSQRLDRGVDHHTFERLIIAAPPEFLGRLRKALSKRVLQRLVLDLDADFSNVPARELPNRVPVL; this is encoded by the coding sequence ATGGCGGACAAGCTCTGGATTCTGGTGGGTAACGCGAGCCGCGTGCGGCTCTTCTCCGCGGACGAGAAGGGGGAGGACTGGAACCTCTTGGAGGAGTTCCGCCACGACGAGAGCCGGGCGCACAACCTGGACTTGCAGGAGCAGCGGGACAACCCCAACGCGGGCACCCTCCATGGCCCTCCTCCGGAGACGGAGCCGGATGGCCGCCGAGAGCTGGAGCACGACCGCTTCGCCCGGGAACTTTCGCAGCGCCTGGACCGCGGCGTGGACCACCACACCTTCGAACGCCTCATCATCGCCGCCCCTCCGGAATTCCTGGGTAGGCTGCGAAAGGCGCTCAGCAAGCGGGTCCTCCAACGGCTGGTGTTGGACCTGGACGCGGACTTCTCCAACGTGCCCGCCCGGGAGCTTCCCAACCGGGTCCCTGTTTTATAG